The following are from one region of the Methylophilus sp. DW102 genome:
- a CDS encoding MFS transporter — MSSPSLKHIAFASFIGTAIEFYDFYIYAMAAALVIGKVFFPASAPAVQSLNALLTFGLAFIARPLGALLFGHFGDRIGRKSTLAASLLVMGCSTFLIGVLPGYDQWGLWAPALLCLLRFGQGIGLGGEWAGAALLATEYAPVHRRSWFGMFPQLGPSIGFLLATLTFLALTLGLTETQFEQWGWRVPFIVSAALVMVGLYVRFKLAETPAFAQAQSSKELHRWPLKALLVRHGRAIVLGALAMGVCYHLFYTATVFCLSYGTQTLHIARPVFLGMLCIAVLGMATATPLAAWWSDKVGQRPVLMLGQGLAVLLGFALAPLLGSADSGLILVFLFAALFLMGITFAPMGAFLPQQFPVAVRYSGAGLSYQLGGILGASFAPAIAQSLVNQGGLTWVGAYLSSMALISLLAVWRMSPSTSNPD, encoded by the coding sequence ATGTCTAGCCCCTCACTCAAGCACATTGCCTTTGCCAGTTTTATTGGTACAGCCATCGAATTTTACGATTTTTATATTTATGCCATGGCGGCAGCGCTGGTCATTGGTAAGGTCTTTTTCCCCGCCAGCGCGCCAGCGGTGCAATCGTTAAATGCCTTGCTCACCTTTGGTCTGGCGTTTATTGCACGGCCACTGGGCGCTTTGCTGTTTGGTCATTTTGGTGACCGTATCGGACGCAAATCCACCCTGGCCGCGTCATTGCTGGTCATGGGCTGCTCGACGTTTCTGATTGGCGTCTTGCCAGGCTACGATCAATGGGGGCTGTGGGCGCCGGCGCTGCTTTGTCTGTTACGGTTTGGTCAAGGCATAGGCTTGGGCGGCGAGTGGGCAGGGGCTGCCTTGCTGGCAACCGAATATGCGCCCGTACATCGTCGCAGCTGGTTTGGCATGTTTCCGCAACTGGGGCCTTCGATCGGCTTTTTACTCGCAACCTTGACCTTTTTGGCCTTAACTCTGGGGCTAACGGAGACACAATTTGAGCAGTGGGGCTGGCGCGTGCCGTTTATCGTCAGTGCGGCGCTGGTCATGGTCGGGCTGTATGTCCGCTTCAAGCTGGCTGAAACGCCCGCATTTGCGCAGGCACAGTCTTCAAAAGAGTTGCATCGCTGGCCGCTTAAGGCATTGTTGGTCAGGCATGGACGTGCCATTGTGCTCGGTGCGCTGGCCATGGGGGTGTGTTATCACCTGTTTTATACGGCGACGGTGTTTTGCCTGAGTTATGGCACGCAAACCTTGCACATTGCTCGCCCGGTTTTTCTGGGGATGCTGTGCATCGCTGTGCTAGGCATGGCCACCGCGACGCCACTGGCTGCCTGGTGGTCAGACAAGGTTGGCCAGCGACCCGTGCTGATGCTCGGGCAAGGTCTGGCCGTATTGCTGGGATTTGCCCTGGCGCCGTTACTAGGCAGTGCGGATAGCGGGCTGATCCTGGTTTTTCTGTTTGCCGCGCTGTTTTTAATGGGCATCACCTTTGCCCCCATGGGCGCTTTTCTGCCACAGCAGTTCCCGGTTGCTGTGCGTTACAGTGGGGCAGGGCTCAGCTATCAGCTGGGTGGTATTCTGGGTGCCTCCTTCGCACCGGCCATTGCTCAATCTCTGGTCAATCAGGGCGGCTTGACCTGGGTAGGGGCCTATCTTTCCAGCATGGCCTTGATCAGTTTGCTGGCCGTCTGGCGCATGTCGCCAAGCACCTCCAATCCGGATTGA
- a CDS encoding DEAD/DEAH box helicase family protein — protein MNLHQEHHFEREICAHLAANGWLYAEGDAAQFDQTNGLFLPDLLAWVESTQPESWQRLSKTHGAALPQVLAERIRKNLNERGTLDVLRRGVEMLGLREPLALAQFKPALAINPAIQAKYAANRLRIVRQVKHSPNHPHDALDLVLFLNGIAVATAELKSNFTQSVQDAVDQYRYDRHPQPKGGVPEPILGFPGGALVHFAVSQSEVMMTTRLAGPSTFFLPFNRGNNGAAGNVPNPEGFATAYLWEEVWARESWLDILHRYLIGKRDDKKQLQSVIFPRYHQLDATRKLVADVLENGAGERYLIQHSAGSGKTNSIAWTAHFLADLHDAQHNKLFDSVLVVSDRTVLDAQLQEAIFDFERTTGVVASINNEHGSKSSALREALNAGKKIIVCTIQTFPAAMAAAQELAATDGKRFAVIADEAHSSQTGEAAAKLKQLLSAEEWAELQDGGEVDTEALLTAQMEARAGVKGLTYIAFTATPKAKTLELFGRKGEDGLPQPFHVYSMRQAIEEGFILDVLKNYTSYKLAFKLAHDGQEWDDKQVERSTAMKGLMQWVRLHPYNITSKVQIVVEHFRENVQPLLAGKAKAMIVVGSRREAVRWQKTIRAYIAKQNYPLGVLVAFSGEVNDPESFPEAVTETSQQLNPGLRGRDIREVFKEPSYHLLLVANKFQTGFDQPLLCGMYVDKMLGGIQAVQTLSRLNRAHPGKDTTYILDFVNEPAEILKAFKTYFDTAELEAVTDPHQVYDLRAKLDATGYYDEFEVERVAKVDLDPGGTQKQLDAAIAPVAERLLKRYKAAQQDKAAAEEQQNDKAAQTAKEQLDALLLFKNDMGAYIRLYAFLSQIFDYGNTAIEKRFLFYKRLMPLLEFGRERDTVDLSKVVLTHHTLKNRGKQPMSLHTDGSYKLAPIDAVGSGSVQQKQQAYLAEIIDKVNGLFVGELTDDDQLVYVNGVLKGKLLENDTLVKQAASNSKSQFDSSPDLKEALMHAIMDTHEAHQLMSTQALNSTRVREALLDILLGPGQLYQALRAKSDRGISDGSRV, from the coding sequence ATGAATTTGCATCAGGAACACCACTTTGAGCGCGAAATCTGTGCGCATTTAGCTGCAAACGGCTGGCTGTATGCCGAAGGCGATGCCGCGCAGTTTGACCAAACCAATGGCTTGTTTTTGCCCGATTTGTTAGCCTGGGTGGAGAGTACACAGCCTGAAAGCTGGCAGCGCCTGAGCAAAACCCATGGTGCCGCGTTACCGCAAGTGCTTGCCGAGCGCATCCGCAAAAACCTGAATGAGCGCGGCACGCTGGATGTGTTGCGCCGAGGAGTGGAAATGCTGGGTTTGCGTGAGCCGCTGGCGCTGGCCCAGTTTAAACCTGCATTAGCCATTAACCCGGCGATTCAAGCGAAGTATGCGGCCAACCGCTTACGCATCGTGCGACAGGTAAAGCACTCACCCAATCACCCGCATGACGCACTCGATTTGGTGTTATTTCTCAACGGTATTGCCGTGGCCACGGCGGAGTTAAAAAGCAACTTCACCCAAAGTGTGCAGGATGCGGTTGACCAATACCGCTATGACCGCCACCCGCAGCCAAAAGGCGGTGTGCCAGAACCTATATTGGGCTTTCCTGGTGGGGCACTGGTACATTTTGCCGTGAGCCAGAGCGAGGTGATGATGACCACGCGGCTGGCTGGCCCGAGCACTTTCTTTTTGCCGTTTAACCGTGGCAACAACGGTGCGGCTGGCAATGTGCCGAATCCTGAAGGTTTTGCGACGGCATATTTGTGGGAAGAAGTATGGGCACGCGAAAGCTGGCTGGATATTTTGCATCGTTACCTAATCGGCAAGCGCGATGATAAAAAGCAATTGCAAAGTGTGATTTTTCCGCGCTATCACCAGCTGGACGCCACACGCAAACTGGTGGCCGATGTGCTGGAGAACGGTGCCGGTGAGCGATATTTAATCCAGCATTCTGCAGGCTCTGGTAAAACCAACTCCATTGCTTGGACAGCGCATTTTCTGGCGGACTTGCACGATGCGCAGCACAACAAGTTATTCGATAGCGTGCTGGTGGTAAGTGACCGCACGGTGTTGGATGCTCAGTTGCAAGAGGCGATTTTTGACTTTGAACGCACGACCGGCGTGGTGGCGAGCATTAACAATGAGCATGGCAGTAAGAGTTCGGCGTTAAGAGAAGCACTGAATGCTGGCAAGAAAATTATCGTCTGCACGATTCAAACTTTTCCGGCTGCCATGGCTGCTGCCCAAGAGTTGGCTGCCACGGATGGCAAACGTTTTGCTGTGATTGCAGATGAGGCACATAGCTCGCAAACGGGCGAAGCGGCGGCCAAGCTCAAGCAATTATTATCGGCAGAAGAATGGGCAGAGCTGCAGGATGGCGGCGAAGTGGATACCGAGGCACTGCTCACTGCGCAAATGGAAGCCCGCGCGGGCGTCAAAGGATTGACCTATATCGCTTTTACCGCGACGCCCAAAGCGAAAACGCTGGAGTTATTTGGCCGCAAAGGCGAGGATGGTTTACCGCAGCCGTTTCATGTCTACTCTATGCGTCAGGCCATTGAGGAGGGGTTTATCCTGGATGTACTGAAAAATTACACCAGCTATAAACTAGCGTTCAAACTGGCTCATGATGGTCAGGAGTGGGATGACAAACAGGTCGAACGCAGCACAGCCATGAAGGGCCTGATGCAATGGGTGAGGCTACATCCTTATAATATCACCAGCAAGGTGCAGATTGTGGTTGAGCACTTTCGCGAGAACGTACAGCCGCTATTGGCAGGCAAGGCCAAAGCCATGATCGTGGTGGGCTCACGCCGTGAAGCGGTACGCTGGCAGAAAACCATCCGCGCTTACATTGCCAAACAGAATTACCCGCTGGGCGTACTAGTTGCTTTTTCAGGCGAAGTGAATGACCCAGAAAGCTTCCCCGAGGCAGTCACCGAGACTAGCCAACAGCTCAATCCAGGCTTGCGTGGCCGCGATATCCGCGAAGTGTTCAAAGAACCGAGTTATCACCTTTTACTGGTCGCAAACAAGTTCCAGACCGGTTTTGACCAACCGCTACTATGCGGCATGTATGTAGACAAAATGCTGGGCGGGATTCAGGCAGTACAAACCTTATCGCGTTTGAACCGCGCACATCCAGGTAAGGACACGACTTACATCCTGGATTTCGTGAATGAACCGGCAGAAATCCTCAAAGCGTTTAAAACCTACTTTGATACGGCAGAACTTGAAGCAGTCACTGATCCGCATCAAGTCTATGACCTGCGTGCCAAACTTGATGCCACCGGCTATTACGATGAGTTTGAAGTGGAGCGGGTTGCCAAAGTCGACCTGGACCCCGGCGGCACTCAAAAGCAGTTGGATGCTGCGATTGCACCCGTGGCTGAGCGCCTGTTGAAACGTTACAAGGCTGCACAGCAGGACAAAGCTGCCGCGGAGGAACAACAAAACGATAAGGCAGCCCAAACGGCTAAAGAGCAACTGGATGCCCTGTTGTTATTTAAGAACGATATGGGTGCTTATATCCGCCTGTATGCTTTTTTAAGTCAGATTTTTGATTACGGCAACACAGCGATTGAAAAGCGGTTTTTATTTTATAAACGTCTAATGCCATTGCTTGAGTTTGGCCGTGAGCGAGACACAGTGGACTTATCCAAAGTAGTGCTGACCCACCACACCTTAAAAAACCGTGGCAAACAGCCGATGAGCCTGCATACCGACGGCAGCTATAAATTGGCACCCATAGATGCTGTGGGCAGTGGGAGTGTGCAGCAAAAACAACAGGCCTATCTTGCTGAAATTATTGATAAGGTGAATGGTTTGTTTGTGGGTGAACTCACCGATGACGACCAGCTCGTTTACGTGAATGGCGTGCTTAAAGGAAAGTTGCTGGAAAATGACACGCTGGTTAAGCAAGCAGCCAGCAACAGTAAATCACAGTTTGACAGCTCGCCAGACCTGAAAGAAGCATTGATGCATGCCATCATGGACACGCACGAGGCGCATCAACTGATGAGCACACAGGCACTTAACTCCACCCGTGTGAGGGAAGCGTTACTTGATATATTGCTTGGGCCGGGGCAGCTATATCAAGCGCTCAGGGCAAAATCTGACCGCGGGATTTCAGATGGATCGCGTGTTTAA
- the lgt gene encoding prolipoprotein diacylglyceryl transferase, translating to MFTHPGFNPIALQIGSFGIHWYGLMYLIGFFGGLWLGQYQVNRLRKLDPNSPWQARDPDDMLFYIALGVVLGGRLGYVLFYQPSYFLQHPLEIFALWQGGMSFHGGFIGVMVAMALFARKRGVIWLQLMDFVAPLVPIGLGAGRLGNFINGELWGRPTHADWGMVFPAVDQLARHPSQLYEFALEGVALFVILWCFAGKKRPIGAVSAMFLLCYGSFRFLVEFTREPDSFLGLLSLGLSMGQWLCVPMILAGLWLMRRAYRKQV from the coding sequence ATGTTTACCCATCCGGGCTTTAACCCCATCGCATTACAAATCGGCAGTTTCGGTATCCACTGGTACGGTTTGATGTACCTGATCGGTTTTTTTGGTGGCCTGTGGTTGGGGCAGTACCAGGTCAACCGGTTGCGTAAACTGGACCCCAACTCGCCCTGGCAGGCGCGTGACCCGGACGACATGCTGTTTTACATCGCGCTCGGTGTCGTGCTGGGTGGCCGGTTGGGCTATGTGCTGTTTTACCAGCCCAGTTATTTCCTGCAACATCCGCTGGAAATCTTTGCCCTGTGGCAAGGGGGCATGTCATTTCATGGTGGCTTTATTGGCGTCATGGTGGCCATGGCCTTGTTTGCCCGCAAGCGCGGCGTGATTTGGTTGCAATTGATGGACTTTGTGGCGCCGCTCGTGCCGATTGGCCTGGGGGCAGGCAGACTGGGTAATTTTATCAATGGCGAGTTATGGGGGCGGCCTACCCATGCGGATTGGGGCATGGTGTTCCCAGCCGTCGATCAGTTGGCAAGGCATCCTTCGCAGCTCTACGAGTTTGCACTAGAGGGGGTCGCGCTGTTTGTGATTCTCTGGTGTTTTGCGGGCAAAAAACGACCCATCGGTGCAGTGTCCGCCATGTTCTTGCTCTGTTACGGCAGCTTCCGTTTTCTGGTTGAGTTTACGCGCGAGCCAGATAGCTTCTTGGGCCTGCTATCGCTGGGGCTCAGCATGGGGCAATGGCTCTGCGTGCCTATGATTCTGGCAGGGCTCTGGCTCATGCGCAGGGCTTATCGCAAGCAGGTTTAA
- a CDS encoding multidrug efflux RND transporter permease subunit: MTRFFITRPIFASVLSIIIVLAGLAAAFQLPIAQYPQIAPPTVLITASYPGASAETLSKTVAAPIEEQLSGVENLLYFNSSSDSSGTLTITATFDVGTDVNQATFNVSNRVNIALPRLPEDVRRTGVVVQKRSNDILLVVMLTSKNKDHNRLFLSNYATLNLLDEFKRIKGVGDVTIFGGQDYSMRVWLRPDRMAQLGVSTSDVSAAISAQNAQYAAGKIGAEPALPDQQLSFTVTAKGRLIDPEEFGNIILRAQGPNGVLHLKDVARIELGAQSYNVTSALDGQAGVAMPVFLQTGANALDTANAIKAKVEELKAKFPQGMEYNIPYDTSDFVKATIKEVFHTFGEALVLVVIVVFLFLQSWRATLIPMIAVPISIVGTFAGLYVFGFSINLLTLFAMILAIGIVVDDAIVVLENTERLMKEEGLNPLHAAIKSIAQVQAAVVAIVLVLCAVFVPVAFQGGIAGQLYRQFAVTVAIAVVISGVVALTLTPALCAMILKSGGHHENAFFRKFNQGFGRLTNLYTGTVRLTLRHKLIGAVVFGAMLVVMIFLFRTVPGGFVPPEDQGYVISIVVMPDGATLKRTSQTMENIRSAVAKDPATAHEFAVNGFELLTGANKTNAATMFVRMTDWEKRTTNADQMVGKLIGIGMSQPDGMGFAVNPPAIRGLGSAGGFEVYVQSHGDTDPIKLAQVMNNFMDAMRANPQLTQINSFFRPTVPQLYIEVDEAKALSQNVKIADIYATLQSTMGSLYVNDFNRNGRTYRVQLQAEAGYRMKPEDLGKVYVRSQPTDDNPNGNMVPMSALAKVSNIVGAEQLERYNGLLSAKVFGSGAPGVSSGDAIKLVEKIAKENLPDGYQIAWTGQAYQEKRTGSAALVAFGFATIMVFLILAAQFETWSLPLAVIMAIPFAMTGALLAVLTRGMNNDIYFQIGLITLIGLAAKNAILIVEFASQKMEEGMPLAEAALEAARLRFRPIVMTSMAFVLGIIPLVFATGAGAAARQSMGTGVFGGMLLATFIATIFIPLFFTWLTSEKKVRHHGHVEEEEAV; encoded by the coding sequence ATGACCCGATTTTTTATCACACGCCCGATTTTTGCCAGCGTGCTGTCTATCATCATCGTGTTGGCAGGTCTCGCAGCGGCATTCCAGTTGCCGATTGCCCAATATCCGCAAATTGCACCCCCTACGGTGCTGATTACAGCCAGCTATCCTGGTGCCAGCGCAGAAACACTGTCAAAAACCGTGGCTGCCCCGATTGAGGAGCAGCTAAGTGGTGTGGAAAACCTGCTTTACTTTAACTCTAGCTCTGACAGCAGTGGTACTTTAACCATTACCGCCACATTTGATGTCGGTACCGATGTCAACCAGGCGACCTTTAACGTTAGTAACCGCGTGAACATTGCGTTGCCGCGTTTGCCCGAAGATGTACGCCGGACCGGGGTTGTGGTTCAAAAACGTTCGAATGACATCCTGCTGGTCGTGATGCTCACCTCGAAAAACAAAGACCATAATCGTTTGTTCCTGAGTAACTACGCCACCTTGAATTTGCTGGATGAATTCAAGCGCATCAAGGGCGTGGGCGATGTCACCATTTTTGGTGGGCAAGATTACTCCATGCGTGTCTGGTTACGTCCTGACCGCATGGCGCAACTGGGGGTGTCTACCAGCGATGTTTCTGCGGCCATCAGCGCACAAAACGCGCAGTATGCCGCAGGCAAGATCGGTGCCGAGCCCGCTTTGCCTGATCAGCAATTGTCATTTACCGTGACAGCTAAAGGACGGTTGATTGACCCTGAAGAGTTCGGCAACATTATTTTGCGTGCGCAAGGCCCGAACGGTGTCTTGCATCTGAAAGATGTGGCACGCATTGAGTTGGGCGCCCAAAGCTATAACGTGACCTCTGCACTCGATGGCCAGGCTGGTGTGGCAATGCCGGTCTTTTTACAGACCGGTGCCAATGCACTGGATACCGCCAATGCCATCAAGGCCAAGGTGGAAGAGTTAAAAGCCAAATTCCCGCAAGGCATGGAATACAACATTCCTTATGACACCAGTGACTTTGTGAAAGCCACCATCAAAGAAGTGTTCCATACCTTTGGTGAGGCGCTGGTACTGGTCGTGATCGTGGTGTTCCTGTTCCTGCAAAGCTGGCGCGCAACCCTCATTCCGATGATTGCAGTGCCGATTTCGATTGTTGGTACATTTGCCGGCTTGTATGTGTTCGGCTTCTCGATCAACCTGCTGACTCTGTTTGCCATGATTCTGGCCATCGGCATTGTGGTGGATGATGCGATCGTGGTGCTGGAGAATACCGAGCGTTTGATGAAAGAGGAAGGCTTGAACCCGCTGCATGCGGCGATTAAGTCTATTGCACAAGTGCAAGCGGCAGTGGTGGCGATTGTACTGGTCCTGTGCGCAGTGTTTGTTCCTGTGGCATTCCAGGGCGGCATTGCCGGGCAGCTCTATCGTCAGTTCGCGGTCACTGTGGCCATTGCTGTGGTCATTTCAGGCGTGGTGGCGTTAACGCTGACCCCTGCTTTATGTGCCATGATTCTGAAGAGTGGCGGTCATCACGAAAATGCTTTTTTCAGAAAGTTTAACCAGGGCTTTGGCCGGTTGACAAACTTGTACACGGGCACCGTCCGCTTGACCCTTCGTCACAAATTGATTGGTGCCGTCGTGTTTGGGGCCATGCTGGTGGTGATGATCTTCCTGTTCCGTACCGTGCCCGGTGGATTTGTGCCGCCAGAAGATCAGGGCTATGTCATTAGCATTGTGGTGATGCCAGATGGTGCCACCTTGAAGCGGACTTCCCAGACCATGGAAAACATCCGGTCAGCGGTCGCGAAAGATCCTGCCACTGCGCATGAGTTTGCGGTGAATGGGTTTGAATTGCTCACCGGCGCCAACAAAACCAATGCGGCGACCATGTTTGTCCGTATGACGGATTGGGAAAAGCGTACGACCAATGCTGACCAGATGGTTGGAAAGTTGATCGGCATAGGCATGAGTCAGCCGGATGGCATGGGCTTTGCCGTGAACCCGCCAGCGATTCGTGGCTTGGGTTCTGCGGGTGGTTTTGAGGTCTATGTGCAGAGTCATGGGGATACGGATCCCATCAAGCTGGCGCAAGTCATGAACAACTTTATGGATGCAATGCGTGCCAATCCGCAACTGACACAGATTAATAGTTTCTTCCGGCCGACCGTACCGCAGTTGTACATCGAGGTAGATGAAGCCAAAGCCTTGTCACAGAATGTGAAAATTGCGGATATTTACGCGACCTTGCAGAGCACCATGGGTTCGCTCTATGTCAACGACTTTAACCGTAATGGCCGGACTTACCGCGTGCAGTTGCAAGCCGAGGCGGGTTACCGCATGAAGCCTGAAGACCTGGGCAAAGTGTATGTACGTAGCCAGCCGACGGATGATAATCCGAATGGCAATATGGTGCCGATGTCTGCATTGGCAAAAGTCAGCAACATCGTCGGTGCCGAACAGCTGGAACGCTACAATGGCCTGCTGTCTGCCAAAGTGTTCGGTAGCGGTGCGCCCGGCGTGAGCTCTGGCGATGCGATCAAACTGGTGGAAAAAATCGCCAAGGAAAACTTGCCGGATGGTTACCAGATTGCCTGGACCGGTCAGGCTTACCAGGAAAAACGGACAGGTTCTGCTGCGCTGGTGGCTTTTGGCTTCGCCACCATCATGGTGTTCCTGATCCTGGCGGCACAGTTTGAAACCTGGTCCTTGCCACTGGCAGTGATCATGGCGATCCCGTTTGCCATGACAGGCGCCTTGCTGGCAGTGTTGACGCGTGGCATGAACAACGACATCTACTTCCAGATTGGCCTGATTACGCTGATCGGTCTGGCGGCCAAAAACGCCATCCTGATTGTGGAATTTGCCTCGCAAAAAATGGAAGAGGGCATGCCGTTGGCTGAAGCTGCGCTTGAAGCCGCCCGCTTGCGCTTCAGACCGATTGTGATGACGTCCATGGCGTTTGTGCTGGGGATTATTCCACTGGTATTTGCGACCGGTGCAGGTGCTGCAGCGCGTCAATCCATGGGGACGGGCGTCTTCGGCGGCATGTTGCTGGCAACCTTTATTGCCACCATCTTTATCCCATTGTTCTTTACCTGGCTGACCAGTGAGAAAAAAGTGCGTCACCATGGTCATGTTGAAGAAGAGGAAGCGGTATGA
- a CDS encoding efflux transporter outer membrane subunit, producing the protein MKPTVKQLVWAQRPLIIALAALSLAGCQLLGPLYSRPDSPLPQGYVEPQAATSTAVPAAQMQQWWSLFNDPVLTRLIDTALVNNSDVQLAVARIEQYDAVARETSGNVLPTITLDNNNTRTRITGAGPNPVFGVNPRNDNKLALNGSIELDVWGKLRTANVAARANLLSTEYAREAVRWSLVGLVTNQYLIIRSLDGQLAVNAENIKTAQESLAMTQRQLDAGVNTALDVNQAELVVTNLRAQSLELQRQRSISEHQLGVLTADLSVKIPVGGLMSMPIPPMPPAGLPSTLLESRPDIRQTEQDLIAAHANVKLAKAALYPTLSLTGAYGGESKILSDLFTAPAKIWTLGFAASLPIFNGGRLNARVDQASALQKQAVINYQAALRTAFSEVNDALVNARQYREQEAVAESKQKTTANILRISQNRYQAGYSSYLEVLDAQRNHNEATQALVQSRQNTLTATVSLFKALGAGWDPEPLKKKAEASK; encoded by the coding sequence ATGAAACCGACAGTAAAACAACTGGTGTGGGCACAACGCCCGCTCATCATCGCGCTGGCAGCCTTGTCGTTGGCAGGTTGCCAGTTACTGGGCCCGCTATACAGCCGCCCTGACAGTCCGCTGCCACAGGGGTATGTCGAGCCCCAAGCGGCGACGTCGACGGCGGTGCCTGCGGCACAAATGCAGCAATGGTGGTCCTTGTTTAATGATCCAGTGTTAACCAGGCTGATTGATACTGCGCTGGTCAACAACAGTGATGTGCAGCTCGCCGTGGCACGCATTGAACAATACGATGCCGTGGCGCGTGAAACCTCTGGCAATGTGCTGCCGACCATCACGCTGGACAACAACAATACCCGTACCAGAATTACCGGGGCAGGGCCTAACCCGGTTTTCGGGGTCAACCCGCGTAATGACAATAAACTGGCGTTAAACGGCAGTATTGAGCTGGATGTGTGGGGCAAGTTGAGAACGGCCAATGTCGCGGCACGGGCCAATCTGCTGTCGACCGAGTATGCCCGTGAGGCAGTACGCTGGTCATTGGTAGGGCTCGTGACCAATCAATACCTGATAATCCGTAGTCTGGATGGACAGCTGGCCGTCAACGCCGAAAACATCAAAACGGCGCAAGAAAGCCTGGCCATGACACAGCGGCAGCTGGATGCAGGCGTCAATACCGCGCTGGATGTTAATCAGGCTGAGCTGGTGGTGACCAATTTACGCGCGCAATCGCTGGAGTTGCAGCGCCAACGTTCAATCAGCGAGCATCAGCTCGGAGTGTTGACTGCAGACTTAAGCGTCAAAATCCCGGTCGGCGGTTTAATGTCCATGCCGATACCGCCGATGCCTCCCGCAGGCTTGCCATCCACCTTGCTGGAATCACGTCCGGATATCCGCCAGACTGAGCAGGATTTGATCGCTGCACATGCGAATGTGAAATTGGCAAAAGCAGCCCTGTATCCGACCTTGTCACTGACCGGGGCTTATGGTGGCGAGAGTAAAATCCTGAGTGACCTGTTTACGGCGCCAGCCAAAATCTGGACACTGGGCTTTGCAGCAAGCTTGCCAATATTCAATGGTGGACGCTTGAACGCCAGGGTCGATCAGGCCTCTGCCTTGCAGAAGCAGGCCGTGATTAACTACCAGGCTGCCTTGCGGACTGCGTTTAGCGAAGTGAATGATGCGCTGGTGAATGCGCGCCAATACCGTGAACAAGAAGCGGTTGCAGAGTCCAAGCAAAAAACCACTGCCAACATTTTGCGTATTTCGCAAAATCGGTATCAGGCGGGTTACTCCAGCTATCTTGAAGTGCTGGATGCGCAACGTAACCATAATGAGGCGACACAAGCCTTGGTTCAGAGCCGACAAAACACGCTGACAGCCACCGTGTCACTGTTTAAAGCCCTGGGCGCGGGTTGGGATCCAGAGCCACTAAAGAAAAAAGCCGAGGCTTCCAAGTAA
- a CDS encoding efflux RND transporter periplasmic adaptor subunit: MLISQTIQPRHALLVLALSLGLSACGKSSQQQNPAAGGMPAMPVTVQTVAAETIPVQTEVVAQTEGAKQIEVRPRVGGIVLKRLYQEGDAVKAGQDMFLIDPVPYQLQVDQSKALIAQQKARIEQTAREAQRLKGLLESHSISQREYDNAASDNSVAAATLLQYQAQLREAELNLSYTHVKAPESGIAGRFVLSEGALVSANTTLLSTIVQLSPIWVRFSLSESELTALGGHLRPGRVQDVRLILADNTEYRYSGKINFSASQIDPALGTQQLRAEFQNADSALLPGQFVRVRLTTGKRDGVFLIPQTAVLTGQQGKFVFVAEKDKEGKTVAAVRPIVAGGWFDNRWTVLDGLKAGDQVIVDNLIKVRPGAPVAPHAPDAAPAQTAPAAAKS, from the coding sequence ATGTTGATTTCACAGACTATCCAGCCTCGTCATGCCTTGCTCGTGCTTGCTTTAAGCCTGGGATTGAGTGCTTGCGGAAAATCTTCACAGCAGCAAAATCCAGCCGCAGGCGGCATGCCTGCGATGCCAGTCACCGTGCAAACCGTCGCCGCTGAAACCATCCCAGTGCAGACTGAGGTGGTTGCGCAAACCGAGGGCGCCAAGCAAATTGAAGTGCGTCCCCGCGTCGGTGGTATTGTGCTTAAACGCCTCTATCAAGAAGGGGATGCGGTCAAGGCCGGGCAGGATATGTTCTTGATTGATCCTGTTCCTTACCAGTTGCAGGTAGATCAGTCCAAGGCGCTGATTGCACAGCAAAAAGCCCGCATTGAGCAAACGGCACGTGAGGCGCAACGTCTTAAGGGTTTGCTGGAGAGCCACTCTATCAGTCAGCGTGAATATGATAATGCGGCCTCTGATAACTCTGTTGCCGCAGCGACTTTGTTGCAATATCAGGCGCAACTGCGTGAGGCAGAGCTGAATCTGTCTTATACGCATGTCAAAGCGCCAGAGAGTGGGATTGCCGGTCGCTTTGTGTTGTCAGAAGGGGCGTTGGTCAGTGCCAACACTACCTTGTTAAGCACCATCGTACAATTGTCGCCGATTTGGGTCCGCTTCAGCCTGTCCGAGTCCGAGCTCACAGCGTTGGGCGGGCATTTGCGCCCAGGCCGCGTGCAGGATGTACGATTGATCCTGGCAGACAATACTGAATATCGTTATTCAGGCAAGATTAACTTCTCTGCCAGTCAGATTGACCCGGCATTGGGGACGCAGCAACTGCGGGCCGAGTTCCAGAATGCGGACAGTGCCTTGTTGCCAGGTCAGTTTGTCCGTGTGCGCCTGACCACTGGCAAGCGTGATGGCGTCTTCCTGATTCCGCAAACGGCCGTACTGACTGGTCAGCAAGGCAAGTTTGTCTTTGTGGCCGAAAAAGATAAAGAAGGCAAAACGGTGGCCGCGGTCAGGCCGATTGTCGCGGGCGGCTGGTTTGACAACCGCTGGACGGTGTTGGATGGCTTGAAAGCCGGCGATCAGGTCATTGTCGACAATCTGATCAAGGTGAGACCTGGTGCACCGGTGGCACCACATGCACCAGACGCTGCGCCAGCCCAAACGGCACCGGCAGCAGCCAAGTCTTAA